A genomic segment from Lasioglossum baleicum chromosome 5, iyLasBale1, whole genome shotgun sequence encodes:
- the LOC143208786 gene encoding uncharacterized protein LOC143208786, producing the protein MSLHIRTKVDVSISVLTQRDAVLSRVSRGRVVNRFKKREKQKEKQRERDRDRERTIKSIGGELEGLNQWMTGCWNDPQSITKKIRSLPINFDILSFRFCPEVAFDFLGTERGSDGVV; encoded by the exons ATGAGCTTGCACATTCGAACAAAAGTCGACGTATCGATCTCGGTCCTTACACAGAGGGACGCGGTCCTATCTAGAGTTTCCCGAGGACGGGTCGTAAATCGATTTAAAAAAAGGGAGAAGCAAAAAGAgaagcaaagagagagagacagagatcgGGAACGAACGATCAAGTCGATTGGAGGGGAACTTGAAGGACTTAACCAATGGATGACGGGATGCTGG aatgatccgcagtctatcactAA aaagatccgcagtctaccaataAATTTTGACATCCTCAGCTTCCGGTTTTGCCCGGAAGTGGCCTTCGACTTTCTGGGGACAGAGAGGGGCAGCGATGGAGTAGTTTGA
- the LOC143208772 gene encoding pseudouridylate synthase RPUSD4, mitochondrial isoform X1: MSAFKLTGFLRTRATRNAVSYRKLFKRGYVQQILNRESKEIHPYKQIHPWRSVAEFSDDLVSNVIYNGDGLVALNKPYGISHRKIDLNKAKYFIPNAVEYTLDDALPYIAKKLNYSNLFIVRNPEKYMTGVTLFAADPQIQDNVELALRRGNHFTKTYWVVTTMTPNQLKGREKLGLEMRSSGRQGDRRKAVLVTSWSKNSWKQGDVKILNFEYKVLTYSTSNLCSLIEIRASSNKQHAIRLFAATFLYAPILGDNLNGSRIQKVGNTYVQVDPFLEFTKLPPVLNKTIYRLLDVQTNQQHIIPAHIHLKSIDLPSFIGNGKDLKIEAPLMPPLDWTCRQLKLNYSKIQR; the protein is encoded by the exons ATGTCAGCGTTCAAGTTGACAGGTTTTCTACGTACACGTGCGACTAGAAATGCAGTATCTtatagaaaattgtttaaaagagGTTATGTGCAACAGATTCTTAATAGAGAATCAAAAGAAATACACCCTTACAAACAGATACATCCCTGGCGATCGGTAGCCGAATTTTCAGACGATCTAGTTAGCAATGTTATTTATAACGGAG ATGGGTTAGTAGCGTTAAATAAACCTTATGGTATATCTCATAGAAAAATAGACCTGAATAAAGCCAAATATTTTATACCGAATGCTGTAGAATATACGTTGGACGATGCCTTGCCGTATATCGCTAAGaagttaaattattcaaacttattCATAGTCAGGAATCCTGAAAA ATATATGACCGGTGTAACGCTTTTCGCTGCAGATCCACAAATCCAGGATAATGTAGAACTTGCGCTACGCCGTGGTAATCATTTCACAAAAACTTACTGGGTAGTCACAACCATGACGCCAAATCAATTGAAGGGTAGAGAAAAATTGGGATTGGAGATGAGAAGCTCGGGTCGACAAGGTGACCGGAGAAAG GCAGTATTAGTTACGTCATGGTCAAAAAATTCATGGAAACAAGGAGATGTTAAAATCTTAAATTTTGAGTACAAAGTTTTGACCTATTCTACATCTAATTTGTGTTCCTTGATCGAAATAAGAGCGTCCTCTAATAAACAACACGCAATTAGACTTTTTGCAGCGACATTTTTATACGCTCCAATTTTGGGAGATAATCTAAATGGATCTCGGATTCAAAAAGTTGGGAATACTTATGTTCAAGTTGACCCATTTTTAGAATTCACAAAGTTGCCTCCAGTATTGAACAAAACTATCTACAGATTGTTGGACGTCCAAACGAATCAACAACATATAATTCCTGCTCATattcatttaaaatcgattgattTACCATCCTTTATCGGCAATGGAAAAGATTTGAAGATAGAGGCTCCGTTAATGCCACCCCTAGATTGGACATGCAGGCAACTCAAATTAAATTACTCAAAGATACAAAGATAG
- the LOC143208772 gene encoding pseudouridylate synthase RPUSD4, mitochondrial isoform X2: protein MLFITENCFTDGLVALNKPYGISHRKIDLNKAKYFIPNAVEYTLDDALPYIAKKLNYSNLFIVRNPEKYMTGVTLFAADPQIQDNVELALRRGNHFTKTYWVVTTMTPNQLKGREKLGLEMRSSGRQGDRRKAVLVTSWSKNSWKQGDVKILNFEYKVLTYSTSNLCSLIEIRASSNKQHAIRLFAATFLYAPILGDNLNGSRIQKVGNTYVQVDPFLEFTKLPPVLNKTIYRLLDVQTNQQHIIPAHIHLKSIDLPSFIGNGKDLKIEAPLMPPLDWTCRQLKLNYSKIQR from the exons ATGTTATTTATAACGGAG AATTGTTTTACAGATGGGTTAGTAGCGTTAAATAAACCTTATGGTATATCTCATAGAAAAATAGACCTGAATAAAGCCAAATATTTTATACCGAATGCTGTAGAATATACGTTGGACGATGCCTTGCCGTATATCGCTAAGaagttaaattattcaaacttattCATAGTCAGGAATCCTGAAAA ATATATGACCGGTGTAACGCTTTTCGCTGCAGATCCACAAATCCAGGATAATGTAGAACTTGCGCTACGCCGTGGTAATCATTTCACAAAAACTTACTGGGTAGTCACAACCATGACGCCAAATCAATTGAAGGGTAGAGAAAAATTGGGATTGGAGATGAGAAGCTCGGGTCGACAAGGTGACCGGAGAAAG GCAGTATTAGTTACGTCATGGTCAAAAAATTCATGGAAACAAGGAGATGTTAAAATCTTAAATTTTGAGTACAAAGTTTTGACCTATTCTACATCTAATTTGTGTTCCTTGATCGAAATAAGAGCGTCCTCTAATAAACAACACGCAATTAGACTTTTTGCAGCGACATTTTTATACGCTCCAATTTTGGGAGATAATCTAAATGGATCTCGGATTCAAAAAGTTGGGAATACTTATGTTCAAGTTGACCCATTTTTAGAATTCACAAAGTTGCCTCCAGTATTGAACAAAACTATCTACAGATTGTTGGACGTCCAAACGAATCAACAACATATAATTCCTGCTCATattcatttaaaatcgattgattTACCATCCTTTATCGGCAATGGAAAAGATTTGAAGATAGAGGCTCCGTTAATGCCACCCCTAGATTGGACATGCAGGCAACTCAAATTAAATTACTCAAAGATACAAAGATAG
- the Rpt4 gene encoding regulatory particle triple-A ATPase 4, with translation MQAIRDKAVQDYRKKLLEHREVESRLKEMRDNLKDLTKQYNKSENDLKALQSVGQIVGEVLKQLTEEKFIVKATNGPRYVVGCRRQLDKNKLKSATRVALDMTTLTIMRYLPREVDPLVYNMSHEDPGDVTYNVIGGLSEQIRELREVIELPLLNPELFQRVGITPPKGCLLYGPPGTGKTLLARAVASQLDANFLKVVSSAIVDKYIGESARLIREMFNYARDHQPCIIFMDEIDAIGGRRFSEGTSADREIQRTLMELLNQMDGFDSLGQVKMIMATNRPDTLDPALLRPGRLDRKIEIPLPNEQARLEILKIHAAPISKHGDIDYEAVVKLSDGFNGADLRNVCTEAGLFAIRLEREYVVQEDFMKAVRKVSDNKKLESKLDYKPV, from the exons ATGCAGGCGATCAGAGACAAAGCTGTACAAGATTACCGAAAAAAGCTTCTCGAACATAGAGAAGTGGAATCGCGATTGAAAGAAA TGCGAGACAATCTGAAAGATCTGACGAAACAGTATAATAAGTCAGAGAATGATCTGAAAGCTCTGCAGAGCGTTGGACAG atCGTTGGGGAAGTATTGAAACAGCTCACGGAGGAAAAAT TTATAGTAAAAGCAACGAATGGGCCACGTTACGTCGTCGGTTGTAGGCGACAGCtcgataaaaataaattgaaatctgcTACAAGAGTTGCACTGGATATGACTACTCTCACCATAATGCGTTATTTACCTCGCGAG GTCGATCCATTGGTGTATAACATGTCCCACGAAGATCCTGGCGATGTTACGTACAACGTAATTGGTGGGCTAAGCGAACAAATAAGAGAGTTGAGAGAAGTTATAGAATTACCGCTACTGAATCCAGAATTATTTCAAAGAGTGGGCATTACTCCACCCAAAGGATGTCTTTTATATGGCCCTCCAGGAACTGGCAAAACATTATTGGCTAGAGCAGTTGCCAGTCAATTGGATgcaaattttttgaaagttgTATCCAGCGCGATTGTCGATAAATATATCGGTGAATCGGCACGATTGATTAGAGAGATGTTTAATTATGCACGGGATCATCAACCTTGTATTATATTCATGGATGAAATTGATGCGATCG GTGGACGCAGATTTTCCGAAGGAACAAGTGCCGACAGAGAAATCCAAAGAACCTTGATGGAACTTTTGAATCAAATGGATGGTTTCGACTCTTTGGGCCAAGTTAAAATGATCATGGCAACGAACAGACCGGACACCTTGGACCCAGCTTTATTAAGACCTGGTAGATtagacagaaaaattgaaataccTTTACCTAACGAACAAGCACGTTTAGAAATTTTGAAGATTCATGCTGCACCTATATCCAAACACGGAGACATTG ATTATGAAGCAGTGGTTAAACTCTCCGATGGATTCAACGGAGCCGATTTGAGGAATGTCTGCACCGAAGCAGGATTGTTTGCGATAAGATTAGAAAGAGAATATGTAGTGCAAGAGGACTTTATGAAGGCGGTAAGAAAAGTTTCGGACAATAAGAAACTTGAATCCAAGTTGGACTACAAGCCAGTCTAA
- the Mrpl34 gene encoding mitochondrial ribosomal protein L34, producing MLGRLFSNVYQNLPRLVSLGQPGSSIIGTPAITNLWSLTLNRTKIRYHFPHPNERRRIKRHGFYARMATLSGRKILMRRILKGRHVLSH from the exons ATGCTGGGTAGATTATTTTCCAATGTTTACCAAAACCTCCC ACGACTTGTATCACTGGGTCAACCTGGTTCGTCGATCATTGGCACACCGGCAATAACAAATCTATGGAGTCTTACATTAAATAGAACAAAAATACGGTATCACTTTCCTCATCCTAATGAACGTCGCCGCATAAAACGACATGGATTTTACGCCAGAATGGCAACGCTTAGTGGTAGGAAAATACTTATGAGAAGAATATTAAAAGGCAGACATGTACTTAGTCATTAA
- the Bka gene encoding FCF1 rRNA-processing protein Bka, with the protein MGKNKKTRKVVMQKFAQMKKMISLNDSRIKPEKRIGPKKPKKEDATKLKITEAPQQSSALFFQYNTQLGPPYHILIDTNFVNFSIKNKLDVIENMMQCLYAKCIPYVTDCVMGELEKLGQKYKIALKIVKDPRFERLNCMHKGTYADDCIVNRVTQHKCYIVATNDKDLKRRIRKIPGVPIMYVSQHRYTIERMPDAYGAPRT; encoded by the exons ATG GGGAAAAACAAGAAGACCAGGAAAGTTGTTATGCAAAAGTTTGCGCAAATGAAGAAGATGATAAGTCTAAACGATTCTAGAAT AAAGCCTGAGAAAAGAATAGGACCAAAGAAACCTAAGAAGGAGGATGCGACTAAGCTTAAAATAACAGAGGC GCCCCAGCAATCTTCGGCGTTGTTCTTCCAATATAATACACAATTGGGTCCTCCCTACCACATACTGATAGACAcaaatttcgttaatttctccattaaaaataaattagatgTTATAGAAAATATGATGCAATGTCTGTACGCTAAATGCATACCATATGTAACAGATTGCGTGATGGGCGAGCTGGAGAAGCTTGGACAAAAGTACAAAATAGCGTTGAAGATTGTAAAGGACCCTAGATTCGAAAGATTAAATTGCATGCACAAAGGCACTTACGCAGATGACTGTATAGTTAATAGAGTGACTCAG CACAAGTGTTACATTGTGGCTACGAACGACAAAGACTTGAAAAGGCGGATACGAAAAATTCCTGGTGTGCCTATAATGTATGTTTCGCAGCACAGGTACACTATAGAGAGAATGCCCGATGCGTACGGAGCACCCAGAACATAA